A region of the Oncorhynchus clarkii lewisi isolate Uvic-CL-2024 chromosome 29, UVic_Ocla_1.0, whole genome shotgun sequence genome:
TCAGGCGGTGCCCCACAGTCGGATTCATATTGCGTGATTTCTGATGATAGTTCTCGATTATATCGACAGATTGCTATTGTATAGGGTGCTCTCATCGTGCTGGTGAATGGTAGCTTACAGTGTCGgttagagatgacgtgcaggagcttcCTGCAGGAAGTTGTAGTCTTGCTGAGGGTTTCTCTGTTGCTAATTAGCATTTAAAAAAATTGAAGGCGAATATACTGATAAAACTCcccttgtccgagagagaattAGATGGTTATTAAAatgtcatgccagggtaagcATACACCAAAACACAGACCTTATATGAAGTAGTTTAAAATCCCAGATGCAAAAATGGTGAAAAAAAACCTATTAGAACCATTACTGGGTTTTACTGCTAGGTTTTAAATGGTACTATGATGCGTCCACTGTGCTGGACTATTCAGAATTGTTTAGAATTTTTGGTGCTCTGCAAGGTGTTATGGGCTAGCCTCCCTGGAaaattaatttagcagacacccttatccagagcaacttacaggagcaattaggtttaagtgacttgctcaagggcacatcaacagatttttcaccttgtcggcttggggattcaaaccagctaccttctggttactggtccaacactcttaaccgctaggctacctgtcacaaAACTACAGACCAACCACAGATTACTGCAAGATTGTTCTCATATTTGCACAACAATAAAGACAACTTTAACACAAGAGCTAGAAATAGTGTGTCATCAAATTTTGCACCTAAAAATCTAGACGTATGGACCAAATAAGATCATGATGACAGTATAAAGAAACCACACCATTCACATAAGGAGAACAGGGTTTACTTCCATTTTTTAATACAGTCGAGAATTTCATTTCATTCTGTTTGGCAATGAAAAAAACTGTCCATAGAAACCATAAAATAACCGTTCCAGGCAGTTCATTTTAATGTGACGACAACCTTGTTAAATTATCACGTAATTTATCAGTCAGTGACGTTCAAAGCTTTCAGTTACAGCTATACTGTATCCTTAGAATTCAAATTCAACTTATAGTTGATATTGACAAtccaatcaaatatatttataaaaccctttttacatcagcagttgtcataAACTGCTTACACAGAAACCGAACCTAAGCCAGAGAGCAAgccatgcagatgtagaagcacggtggcttggaaagaCTCCCTAGAAATGCTGGAACATAGAAAGAAACCTATGTTATTAACGTTGGTTAATAAATTATTGCATCCGAGCTCCCTCAAGGGTGCGGCTCTCCATTTTTCTTATACATTTTCAATAACATCAAGACGAGTGGACAACATATGGAGGTTATTAAAAAGAAAGCAAATTGAAAAATAAAAGACCACAAAAAAGACATGCTTTGAAATCAACAATCAACAACGCAGGCTCTTTCAGGAAGAAGACAGACAAGCTTCACTCTCACCCCTTTGATTGGGTACACAACTAGGAAGGAGTCGTGTGATtggcatagaaagagagaggtctCGTCTTTGTACctgtgccattatagcgtctTTGACAGCATGGGCTGAGCCATTGAGCAAACTACATTTTTTTCCTTCgtgattggctgatccctcctgatgacccggtTGAACATGACACTTTAATAGATGGATCACTAGGCACTTTAAACAGTGCCACTTtcgtaatgtttacatatcttacatgaCTCAtgtcacatgtatatactgttttataccatctactgcaccttgcctatgccgctcggacatcgctcatccatatgggttggggcggcagcgtagtctagtgtttagagcgttggactcgtaaccgaaaggttgcaagatcgaatccccgagctgacaaggtacacatctgttgttctgcccctgaacaaggcagttaacccactgttcctaggccgtcattgaaaataagaatttgttcttaactgacttgcctggttaaataaaggtaacatatacgtacatattctcattcacccctttagatttgtgtgtattaggtagttgttggggaattgttagatcacttgttggatttgtgtgtattaggtagttgttggggaattgttagataacttgttggatttgtgtgtattaggtagttgttggggaattgttagattacgtgttggatttgtgtgtattaggtagttgttggggaattgttagataacttgttggatttgtgtgtattaggtagttgttggggaattgttataTTACGtgttggatttgtgtgtattaggtagttgttggggaattgttataTTACGtgttggatttgtgtgtattaggtagttgttggggaattgttagattacgtgttggatttgtgtgtattaggtagttgttggggaattgttagatcacttgttggatttgtgtgtattaggtagttgttggggaattgttagataacttgttggatttgtgtgtattaggtagttgttggggaattgttagataacttgttggatttgtgtgtattaggtagttggggaattgttagatcacttgttggatttgtgtgtattaggtagttgttggggaattgttagattacttgttggaaatgtgtgtattaggtagttgttggggaattgttagattacgtgttggatttgtgtgtattgggtagttgttggggaattgttagatcacttgttggatttgtgtgtattaggtagttgttggggaattgttagataacttgttggatttgtgtgtattaggtagttgttggggaattgttagataacttgttggatttgtgtgtattaggtagttgttggggaattgttagatacagtgccttgcgaaaatattcggcccccttgaactttgcgaccttttgccacatttcaggcttcaaacataaagatataaaactgtatttttttgtgaagaatcaacaacaagtgggacacaatcatgaagtggaacgacatttattggatatttcaaacttttttaacaaatcaaaaactgaaaaattgggcgtgcaaaattattcagcccccttaagttaatactttgtagcgccacctattgctgcgattacagctgtaagtcgcttggggtatgtctctatcagttttgcacattgagagactgacattttttcccattccttcttgcaaaacagctcgagctcagtgaggttggatggagagcatttgtgaacagcagttttcagttctttccacagattctcgattggattcaggtctggactttgacttggccattctaacacctggatatgtttatttttgaaccattccattgtagattttgctttatgttttggatcattgtcttgttggaagacaaatctccgtcccagtctcaggtcttttgcagactccatcaggttttcttccagaatggtcctgtatttggctccatccatcttcccatcaattttaaccatcttccctgtccctgctgaagaaaagcaggcccaaaccatgatgctgccaccaccatgtttgacagtggggatggtgtgttcagctgtgttgcttttacgccaaacataacgttttgcattgttgccaaaaagttcaattttggtttcatctgaccagagcaccttcttccacatgtttggtgtgtctcccaggtggcttgtggcaaactttaaacaacactttttatggatatctttaagaaatggctttcttcttgccactcttccataaaggccagatttgtgcaatatacgactgattgttgtcctatggacagagtctcccacctcagctgtagatctctgcagttcatccagagtgatcatgggcctcttggctgcatctctgatcagtcttctccttgtatgagctgaaagtttagagggacggccatgtcttggtagatttgcagtggtctgatactccaatattatcgcttgcacagtgctccttgggatgtttaaagcttgggaaatctttttgtatccaaatccggctttaaacttcttcacaacagtatctcggacctgcctggtgtgttccttgttcttcatgatgctctctgcgcttttaacagacctctgagactatcacagtgcaggtgcatttatacggagacttgattacacacaggtggattgtaatttatcatcattagtcatttaggtcaacattggatcattcagagatcctcactgaaattctggagagagtttgctgcactgaaagtaaaggggctgaataattttgcacgcccaatttttcagtttttgatttgttaaaaaagtttgaaatatccgataaatgtcgttccacttcatgattgtgtcccacttgttgttgattcttcacaaaaaaaaaacttttatatctttatgtttaaagcctgaaatgtggcaaaaggtcgcaaagttcaagggggccgaatactttcgcaaggcactggaACTtgttggatttgtgtgtattaggtagttgttggggaattgttagattacgtgttggatttgtgtgtattaggtagttgttggggaattgttagattacttgttggatttgtgtgtattaggtagttgttggggaattgttagataacttgttagatattactgcactgttggaactagaagcacaagcatttccctacactcacattaacatctgataacatgtgaatgtgaccaataacatttgatttgattttgatttgattccaCTCCAACCAGGTCATCGGAAGGGTTCAGCCAACGAAGTTGAAAGTCCCACCCatttgactacattaaaatggtctAAGTCCTCAAATGGCACTGCCAATGCTAAAACTGCCTTTTGGCAACTAGAGGcatctatcattctctatggtgaTTGGATACACAACCAGGAAGGATTAAGTCACTAAATATTTCACAACACCTGTTGTGTCAATTAAGTAGATTCAAGGGTATATTCAGTGGAGAACGTTGAAAACTTTGCAGATAGAAATATAACAAACAGAACAGACACTTAATATTGTTTGTGTGGTGAAGAGAACAAACATCTCGTATAAAACATTCTGAAAGCATCTCTGATTGTAATCTGTTTGAATAGCTTGGGTGTCATTCTGAATCTGCTTTTATGCGACTTGAGCTTGGCCTAGCGTTATTAAATAAATGGAGAAACAGTCCAGCACCCAGGCTCTTCTAGCAGAGCAAAAACCATAACATGCTATGCTGCTACCAAAACAAGCCCTTCGAGAAAGAATGAGGCGGAAGAAAATGGCACAACCACAAAGCAAAAGTACAGATCAACATACTAAAGAACAACAACATGGGTAGTTTGAGGAATGTAATGACAGCATGAACAGCCTGGGTCTAGATGGGAGGACTGAACAGCACACCTATACAGGACTTTGTGTCTTTGACCACTCGGGTGAAAAATTCcagttggtccagaacagagTGGTACGTATTGCACTTAAATGTACACAAGAGGGCAAATGTCAGTGGTACGCATGTCAGTCTCTCCAGGCTCAAcgttgaggagagattgactgtaTCGCAACTATTGGTCTTTGTGTTGAGGTGTTGATGCGTTAAAATGTACCAAACttgtctgttcaagcagttggtACACAGGTCGGACACTCAGTACAACAGAAGACATGCAATCAGAggcctcttcacagtccccaggtcctgaagagaggctgggaaacgcACATAGAGCAAtgatgactacatggaactctgccAACCCAGGTAACTCAAGATAGCAATAAGAAAATACTTTAAAACCCAGATAAAAGAACACCTTACGGCATGACGGTtactgtgaagagacagaatatatatattttgcattgTATTATGTAGTACTAGTGGTGGAACTTGAAGTGGTAGTTGCCGCCGGACTCAAACAGGTTAAAGTGGAAGGGCCATCCCTGGCCACCCtgaccccctcctccaccctgaccccctcctccaccctgaccccctcctccaccctgacctcctcctccactctgacctcctcctccactctgacctcctcctccaccctgacctcctcctccaccctgaccccctcctccaccctgaccccctcctccaccctgaccccctcctccaccctgacctcctcctccactctgaccccctcctccaccctgacctcctcctccaccctgaccccctcctccaccctgacctcctcctccaccctgcaGGCTCACTGGGTCCAGGGATCAAACTTCCGAGTCAAACTTCTTACGCATTTCTACAGGGGAATGGAGAGACATGTGAATAAACAACAAGTTTATCCTGTTTCCGGCTCTGCTTTCAACACATTTTGATTGCTGAAAACTTGTGACAGGATGTCCTCATACTCCAAATAGGTCACAGCTTCCTAAATACAATCATACTAGGCTTGATCAACATTATCAGGTGCATATACATTACAGTACCTGGGTTGGTGAGCACCTTTTTTGCAGAGGTGATGTCATTGAACCTTTTCCCTGCCTTCCTCTTCTCCCAATCCACTCTGTACTTGTCAGGATGCCACTTTCTGGCCTGCTGCCTGTATGCATGGATTATTTcctctttgttggcactcctggAGAAAAATAACATAAAGGTCAAAGCTTGTTTGATTACAAGGAGTAAATGCATTCCAATTTCCCTGAAgtgatcacaggaggttggtgaaaAGAATAGCATAGAAATTACATAGCATAGAAACAATTTCAAAAGAATGAACTTTTCCCTTGTCCAATCGCTTGTAGATCACATAGAGACAGATCACATAGAGACAGATCACATAGAGACAGATCACATAGAGACAGATCACATAGAGACAGATCTCACAGAGACAGATCTCACAGAGACAGATCACAGAGACAGATCACATAGAGACAGATCACATAGAGACAGATCACATATAGACAGATCACATAGACAGATCACAGAGACAGATCACATAGAGACAGATCACATATAGACAGATCACATATAGACAGATCACATATAGACAGATCACATAGAGACAGATCACATAGAGACAGATCACATATAGACAGATCACATATAGACAGATCACATATAGACAGATCACAGAGACAGATCACATAGAGACAGATCACATATAGACAGATCACATATAGACAGATCACATATAGACAGATCACATAGAGACAGATCACATAGAGACAGATCACATAGAGACAGATCACATAGAGACAGATCACATAGAGACAGATCACATAGAGACAGATCACATAGAGACAGATCACATATAGACAGATCACATAGAGACAGATCACATATAGACAGATCATATAGAGACAGATCACATATAGACAGATCACATAGAGACAGGAATTATGTTTTGAAGAAGTATTTGAACACGGTTCCATTCTCTAGGTCGGACATACCTTTCGACACCTAGGATCTTATAATAGTCTTTCTTTGGGGTGAACTTGAGCAGTGCCTGGGCTCGCTTTAAACCATCCCTGATCTCATTGTTCTCCTTGTCAAACTCCATGGCTTCCTCGTAGTCTTCCACCGCTAAGGAGGGGTAAAGAAAAAAAGGCAGAGAATTTGGCTGTGCAGTAATTAGgacttacatttacatttttagtcatttagcagatgcttttatccagagcaacttacagttcaATTAAtctatgtggttgtctcaccatTCATCAGGAGAGAcaaccacatactgtatcacaGTCAGAGTAAGTACAtgtttcctcaataaagtagcgaTCAGCAAAGTCCGAGCTAGTCAGGGTGGAAAAAAAGTCAAGTACAAGTGTCAGTTCAGGCTCCTGGCTATAAACACGGGGTTTACATGGCAGGTGTGGGAGTCCCTGAGCTACAACAAGCCCACAAGTAAATAAAGCCAGAGTACTTGAGGGAGTTAAAAACAATGCGACAAAGTGCTTTCATTCCATGTCATCGTTCCCTATGCTACAGTGACAGCATGGTGAAAGTACCTTCACCGTAGTCCCGGTTGAGGATGAAGGCCTCAGCTCTGTCTCGAAGGATGTTGATGTTGCGTGGATCTCTCTGGTGGGCTTCAGAGCAGATGTCTATTGCCTTAGCAGCCATCTTTTCCTGGTGGAGAATAATGGAGCAACGTACGTATATAAAGCATTgtaactgggtggttcgagccctgaatgctgattggctgacagccgtggtatatcagacatgtatttttactgctctaattacgttgataaccagtttataatagcaataaggcacctcgggggtttgtgacgGCTAAGGACTCCGTGTTGtgtcgtgcgtaagaacagcccttagccgtggtatattggccatactaTATACCACACCATCTCGggtcttattgcttaattattagTGGTTCCCAGTCCATTTGTAATTACTTAATCATTAAGTAATATACTTTTTAAAACGTTTTCGAAATCAGTAGCTGTGAAAGTAGTTCTGAGAATTTGATCACACTACCAATTAATTTCTGAATTTAGAACAGGCCAAGCTATTTCTATCAAATGACTATGGCTGAGGCTATGGCAACGGCACAATTCATCTGTTTCTATGTGATGGGACCCACCTTGACCAGGCAGAAGCAGATCCTCTCTTTTGCCTTATTGGTGTAGTAGGGGACATTAGGTTCAGTCTTCATCACTGACTCATAGTTGGATATGGCCATTTGATACCTGAGAACAAAATATTCAATAATACATTTTCATTTTGAGGCAAGAAGAATTAAACAATAGTCATAACTAAAATCAATCAAAGTGGATACAAATAGAATAAGTTTAGTGATAAAACGGTCAAAGAAACCTGAGAAGAAACCTAAAATATAAAACTGTCAAAGGAACAAAAAAGGACTGAAATATAAAACTCACATAGGGACTGACACAAAAGTCCACATTTAGGGTGGCCCTATCGCCTGGGGCAAGTGAACTGAGCAGTCATGGAATTTGAGCCTGCTCTGACGATGCCCCGTTGCGTAGgtgtaaaaaataacaaatacaatttgtACTAGTGAAAACAACCAAACTGCAAAGAATTCCATTagccttaaagggatactttgggattttggcaataaggccctttatctacttacCCAGAGACAGATGAACTGATAGgcaccatttttatgtctctgtgtccagtatgaagggaGTTGGGACATATTTTTGCGAGCCAATggtaactagcattagcacaattactggaagtctatgggtatctagcattggcttgtgaaactacctctaactttcttcatactggaaacagagacataaacattgTTAAACTGATCTTTCTGGTTCTTCCCCATTCTTCAAGtgaaagacaaacaatgtatggCATTTATGGCAGTCGGGGAAGAGTTTCCTCAGATAAAAAGAACTCCAGTTTTGATCGTTCCTATTCCTCCCCTATGTGTAGGTGAAAGGCATAGAGCGTGTTGTACATTGAATGTCCAAAACATTAAGAACTTTCCATGACAGAATGACCAGGAGagtgctatgatcccttattgatgtcacttgttaaatccacttctatcagtgtagatgaaggggaggagacaggtttaaagaaagatttctaagccttgagacaattgagacatggattgtgtatgtgtgccattcagagggtaaatgggcaagacaaaagaccaGTGTACCGGTTAgagtttgtcaagaactgcaaggctgctgggtttttcacgctcagcagtttcccgtgtgtatcaagaatggtccaccacccaaaggacatctaaaCAACTTGACACAACATTTTCGGGCAAGTGATCATACTCTTCAGGCAACCAAAAGACAACTGAAATGTTCACACTAGATGCAGTAGTACGGACCTCTCCTCCTTGATGTGCTCCTCGGCAGAGTCCAGCTGCTTGATGAGCTTCTTCACCTGTTTGAAGTGGGACAAACACTTCTTGTCATCCTGGTTCAGCTTCAGACACTCCCGGACGTGACTgcagaaggagaggaaagagattTACACAAtgtgttcaaaagtttggggtcacttagaaatgtccttgtttttttaaaagaaaagcacattttttgtccattgaaataacataaaattgatcagaaatacagtgtagacattgttaatgttgtaaatgactattgtagctggaaacggctaatTTTGTTTTGGAATATgacctgattattattatttatccctGCTGGTAATCAATGAATGTttcaacatcttggccatgttctgttataatctccacccggcacaaccagaagaggactggccacccctcatagcctggttcctctctaggtttcttcctaggttttggcctttctagggagtttttcctagccaccgtgcttctacacctgcattgcttgctggttGGGggtttagactgggtttctgtatagcactttgtgacatcggctgatgtaaaaaagggctttataaatacatttgattgattgattgattaagggtaaatgtcaaatttcagtaaaaaaaaaatacatttgcaaacatttctaaaaacctgtttttcctttgtcattatggggtattgtgtgtagattgatttaaatgttttaaatttaacctttatctaactgggtaagtcagttaagaacaaattcttatttacaatgacggcctactggccgaacagtgagttaactgccttgttcaggagcagaacaacagatttttatcttgtcagctcggggattcgatccagcaacctttcggttaactagtccaacgctctaaccactaagctacctgccgccccaaattgataagggggaaaaaacaatttaatacattttagaataaggctgtaacgtaacaaaatgtggaaaaagtctaatGCACAAATGCACCGTTTTCAAAAGACACAGTGTGCATTCTTTACCAACTGTCAAACATCAAGTGTCCCAAAACCTCTTCATTTATATGTATTTTCTTGATAAATGTGGGTGGTTGTTTGTTTAATCACTCTTCCCTATTACTAATTCCTAGTGAGCGTACCCTATTGACTCCTTGTTCTCCCCCAGGCTATAGTGCAGGGTACTGAGCTTGAGGAAGGCAGCACGGTTGTCATTCCTCAGCCAGGCGGTGGGAGTCAGGTCCTGGATGGCCTTCCTGGTGTTTCCCAGGTGGATGTAGCATTCAGCCCGGAGCTCCAGAGACTCAGGGTCCCAGGGGGACAGCTTTTGGAAAAAGGAAGGTAGGGTCAGTGGTGTGAATTTGACCTTTTTATAATTTGATACAAAGACTGTTGAAGTATAATACAGCACTGTTTGATGATGAAGGTATTGTTTAGGAAAATAGACCTTACTTTCCATCCTTCGACGAGGCCCTGTGTCTAACCTGTACCTCCACCACCAGGCCCAACGACTAGGCACTGTGGCGGAGCTAACCCCTACCTCCATGACCAGGCCCAATGCCTAGGTCAGCGCTAACCTGTACCTCCACCACCAGGCCCAACGACTAGGCACTGTGGCGGAGCTAACCCCTACCTCCATGACCAGGCCCAATGCCTAGGTCAGCGCTAATCTGTACCTCCACCACCAGGCCCAACGACTAGGCACTGTGGCGGAGCTAACCCCTACCTCCATGACCAGGCCCAATGCCTAGGTCAGCGCCAACCTGTACCTTCACCACCAGGCCCAACGACTAGGCACTGTGGCAGAGCTAACCCCTACCTCCATGACCAGGCCCAACGACTAGGCACTGTGGCAGAGCTAACCCCTACCACTAAAACCCGATCCAACACATTGATGGTGGTCCTGTAGTCTCTTCTGTGGTGGGTCGCGTGGGCCTTTTCCTGCAGCTCCTCCAGCTCGTTGGCCCTCATCAGCTGGTGCCGCGCCTCATCCTGGTCTGGGGAGCGCTGCAGCTGAGgaggagaaaaataaaaaaaggtcaAGTTTCTGAAgcaaatataaataaatacataatagCACACAACTCATATCAAGTTTCATATAACCCTTCAGATTTCCTTTACTTTGCCCACATCACATAACTGCAACTACAAAAGGATAATGAATGAGAAAATAAATGAACGGCAATATGAGACAGCAAGAGGATGTGATGGTGGTGTGAGCATTGGAAAAAATATACAGCGGTGAGATTTTGATTGACAGAAGGATAAGGTGCATCTAGACATAGAAAAATAATATTATTCTAGTAGTAGCATTCTAGTAGTTATATTTCTATGTATCAAGACTTACCACAGCCTGAAAGTTCTCCCGGGCCTTCTGGGTGTTGCCCATCTTTAGGAAGATATTCCCCATCTGCAGTCTGGCCTGAAAacatggagagggggagaaatagagagaaaaagagaggtggtagtggtggtggtagtggtagtagtagtagtagtagtagtggtggtagaggcagtagtagtagtagtagtggtagtagtagtagtagtggtagtagtagtagtagtagtagtggtggtagaggcagtagtagtagtagtagtggtggtagaggcagtagtagtagcagtagtggtagtagtagtagtagtggtagtagtagtagtagtagtagtggtggtagaggcagtagtagtagtagtagtggtagtagtagtagtagtggtagtagtagtagtagtagtagtggtggtagaggcagtagtagtagtagtagtggtggtagaggcagtagtagtggtagtagtggtgatagaggcagtagtagtggtagtagtggtgatagaggcagtagtagtggtagtagtggtgatagacgcagtagtagtagtagtagtagtagtagtggtggtagaggcagtagtagtagtagtagtggtggtagtggtggtagacgcagtagtagtagtagtagtagtagtggtggtagtggtggtagaggcagtagtagtagtagtagtggtggtagtggtggtagacgcagtagtagtagtagtagtggtggtagtggtggtagacgcagtagtagtagtagtagtggtggtagtggtggtagacgcagtagtagtagtagtagtggtggtagaggtggtagaggcagtagtagtagtagtagtggtggtagaggtggtagaggcagtagtag
Encoded here:
- the LOC139388044 gene encoding dnaJ homolog subfamily C member 3-like, giving the protein MKPGRWKGLSWVQFYFSLLCVILDFQLDGVSGDNVEIEKHREMGRKLLESGQLAGALSHYHSAVGSISSCNEMVHIKIQHLYLTYYERAAVFLAMGKSKSALSDLTRAIRLKPDDLIARLQMGNIFLKMGNTQKARENFQAVLQRSPDQDEARHQLMRANELEELQEKAHATHHRRDYRTTINVLDRVLVLSPWDPESLELRAECYIHLGNTRKAIQDLTPTAWLRNDNRAAFLKLSTLHYSLGENKESIGHVRECLKLNQDDKKCLSHFKQVKKLIKQLDSAEEHIKEERYQMAISNYESVMKTEPNVPYYTNKAKERICFCLVKEKMAAKAIDICSEAHQRDPRNINILRDRAEAFILNRDYGEAVEDYEEAMEFDKENNEIRDGLKRAQALLKFTPKKDYYKILGVERSANKEEIIHAYRQQARKWHPDKYRVDWEKRKAGKRFNDITSAKKVLTNPEMRKKFDSEV